The following proteins are co-located in the Vibrio azureus genome:
- the metN gene encoding methionine ABC transporter ATP-binding protein MetN, with product MIEIKNVNKVFYQGNKEIVALKDIHLTITKGTIFGVIGSSGAGKSTLIRCVNMLEAPSSGAIVIDGVDLTTLSKKQLSEARRDIGMIFQHFNLLSSRNVFDNVALPLELAGVAKSDISSKVTELLSLVGLADKHESYPSNLSGGQKQRVAIARALASDPKVLLCDEATSALDPATTQSILELLKEINRKLEITILLITHEMEVVKSICHQVAIIGGGELVEKGSVGEIFAHPKTELAHDFIRSTLDLSIPEDYQMRLQAVRTEGSYPLVRLEFNGATVDAPLMTQIARKFNIDVSILSSDLDYAGGVKFGMMVAELFGSEADDNAAIDFLREHNVKVEVLGYVL from the coding sequence ATGATAGAAATCAAAAATGTAAACAAGGTGTTCTACCAAGGTAACAAGGAAATTGTTGCTCTTAAGGACATTCATTTAACAATTACAAAAGGGACCATTTTTGGAGTCATCGGTTCATCAGGGGCCGGAAAAAGTACTCTTATTCGCTGTGTCAACATGCTGGAAGCCCCCTCTTCAGGCGCTATAGTCATTGACGGTGTTGATTTAACCACACTTAGCAAAAAGCAATTAAGTGAAGCTCGACGTGATATCGGCATGATCTTTCAGCATTTCAATTTGCTCTCATCGCGTAATGTATTTGATAACGTAGCCCTTCCACTCGAGCTCGCTGGCGTCGCAAAGTCTGATATCAGCAGCAAGGTTACCGAGCTCCTGAGCCTAGTGGGTCTAGCAGATAAGCATGAAAGTTACCCAAGCAACCTCAGTGGAGGTCAAAAACAACGGGTTGCTATTGCCCGCGCGTTGGCCTCAGATCCAAAAGTATTACTGTGTGATGAAGCGACCAGTGCACTCGATCCTGCAACAACTCAATCCATTCTTGAGTTATTAAAAGAAATTAACCGCAAGCTAGAAATTACCATTTTGTTGATTACTCATGAAATGGAAGTGGTAAAAAGTATTTGTCACCAAGTGGCCATCATTGGTGGCGGAGAATTGGTTGAAAAAGGCTCTGTTGGTGAGATCTTTGCTCACCCTAAAACCGAGTTAGCCCATGACTTCATTCGATCAACATTAGACCTTTCCATCCCGGAAGATTATCAAATGCGCTTACAAGCAGTGCGTACAGAAGGCAGTTATCCTTTGGTACGTTTAGAGTTTAACGGCGCGACTGTTGATGCACCTTTGATGACTCAAATTGCCCGAAAATTCAATATCGATGTGAGTATTTTAAGCTCTGATTTAGACTACGCTGGCGGAGTAAAGTTTGGCATGATGGTCGCTGAACTCTTTGGTAGCGAAGCCGACGATAATGCGGCGATTGATTTCTTACGTGAACATAACGTAAAAGTAGAGGTGCTTGGCTATGTCCTTTAA
- a CDS encoding DUF1778 domain-containing protein, whose product MRHKYVSIYRYGGSYWKQHEWLNMVALKKERVEFRLSPTEKELLEEAALLSNTTVSKFVSESATDKAQQIIEQHKRLQIESDQWEEVMDSLENPPEPTELMQEIIDMSMEDTWTVKTNK is encoded by the coding sequence ATGAGACACAAGTATGTCTCTATTTATCGATATGGAGGTTCATACTGGAAACAGCATGAATGGTTAAATATGGTCGCACTAAAAAAAGAGCGAGTTGAGTTTCGGCTTTCTCCTACTGAAAAAGAGCTCTTGGAAGAAGCTGCGTTGCTATCGAATACCACGGTGAGTAAGTTTGTTTCTGAGTCTGCCACTGATAAGGCTCAGCAAATTATTGAGCAGCATAAAAGACTTCAGATTGAATCCGATCAGTGGGAAGAAGTGATGGACTCGTTAGAGAATCCGCCTGAGCCTACTGAGCTCATGCAAGAAATCATAGATATGTCGATGGAGGACACTTGGACGGTAAAAACCAACAAGTAA
- a CDS encoding GNAT family N-acetyltransferase, translating to MDGKNQQVSIERFDPDNEYDVTEFDCGMDEFNTFLHKNMHKEFERRVSIPYLCLLDAEEPNSPPKVVGYFTLASSSFDRKHLPSSERRKVIYRSVSCILLSKIAVDKSMSGQGLGKWLLGKAIKQAFLSSRDVGVYALFLQSVEGKEEFYIKAGLIRSKADPSMFIYPLKQYEQAFKKIVLSKKR from the coding sequence TTGGACGGTAAAAACCAACAAGTAAGTATTGAGCGCTTCGATCCTGACAACGAATACGATGTCACTGAGTTTGATTGTGGCATGGATGAGTTCAATACTTTTCTCCATAAGAACATGCATAAAGAATTTGAACGTAGAGTATCCATACCCTACTTATGCCTACTCGATGCAGAGGAGCCAAACTCTCCACCTAAAGTCGTCGGTTATTTTACTTTAGCCAGTAGCTCATTTGATAGAAAACACTTACCGAGCAGTGAACGACGTAAAGTGATCTATCGTTCAGTCTCTTGTATCTTACTGAGCAAGATTGCGGTGGATAAATCCATGAGTGGTCAAGGCTTAGGAAAGTGGCTACTCGGTAAAGCGATTAAGCAAGCATTTCTATCGTCTCGAGACGTAGGTGTGTACGCTCTATTTCTTCAGTCTGTAGAGGGTAAAGAAGAGTTTTACATCAAAGCTGGGCTAATTCGGTCAAAAGCAGACCCTAGCATGTTTATCTATCCACTAAAGCAGTACGAACAAGCATTTAAGAAAATTGTTTTAAGTAAAAAACGATAG